Within Stella humosa, the genomic segment CGCGGCCCATGCCTACGAGCAGACCCAGGAGTGGCACCGGCAGCGCCCCTCGCTGCGCCGGTGAGCGGCGGGGACGGCGGCTACTTCGCCGCCGCTGCCCGCTTTGCCCGCCTGGCCGCGGCATCGGCCAGCGTCACCACGCCGTCCTTGTCGTCGTCCTGCTCGGCAAAGGCGGCCGCCCCCGACGTGTCGTATTCGGCACGGTCGATGCGCTGGTCCTTGTTCTTGTCCAGCGCCCCGAATCGGACATGGGCCTGGCGAACCTGGCGCTGGCGCTCCTCGGTCTTCTTCTCGGCGGTCAGGTCGGACGCGGCCAGCTGGGCGTCGAGTCGGACGGTGTACTCGCCGACATACTCCGCCTCGTCGAGCGTGCCGTCGCCGTTGGCGTCGGTCGCCTTGAAGCGCACGTCCCGGACGGCGTCGAACTCGGCCCGGGTCACCTGGCCATCGCCATTGGTGTCGTAGTCGCGGATGAAGGCGTTGCCCCCATGCGGGGCGGCAACGGCGACCGACGCGATGAGGCCGAGGGCGGTCGCCGCGGCAAGGAGTCGATAGGTCATGCTCTGCTCCATCGGAGACGCGTTTCAGATCGCGTCGAAGGCCAGGGTGTAGGTGTAGCTGCGATAGGGGGTCTCGGCGCCTGCGGGAGCGGCCGCCCGGTGGCGCACGAGAACGAGGTAGGTGCCGGCACCCTCCGGTCGAAAGGCGAAGCCGCCGCCGGCATCGGTGGTCGCCTTGGCCGCGACCTTGCGGCCGTCATAGACCCCGGCGCTGCGGAACACGGTGACCTCCAGCCCGGCCAGCGGCGCGCCGTCGAACAGGACCCGGAACGTCGCATCGGCACCGACCGAGAGACCGTTCGGATGGGTCAGGGCCTGGATCTCCAGCGCCACGCCGTACGGCTTCAGCGCGGCGTCGCTGGGGCGGCCGCGGGTGACGTAGGCTTCGGCCAGGGTGGTGCTCTGGACCTCGACCAATTCGACCCCCGCCGGGGTGCGGCCGCCTTCGCCGCCCATCTTCCACTGGTCGCCATCCTTGTACATCCGGCCCTTGCGCCCAAGGCGCTGGCCCGATGTGAGGCGGTAGGTGCCCTCGGCCTTCAGGTCGGCTTCGAACACCGAGACGTCGCGCAGGTAGCTGACCGGACCGACCGCGCCTTGCTGGCCATCGGGCGCGATCAGGTGGAATGGCGCGTCGCGCATGGCGATGTCCGGCACGAAGGCATCTTCGGTGAAGGAGGCCTGGACCAGGATGTGGCCGCGCTGGCCGACATCGAAGATGGACGGCAGCACGTAGGGCATGTGCGCCTGGACGCCGCTAGCCAGGAGCAGTGCCGCTGCTGCCAGGGCGGCCGGT encodes:
- a CDS encoding EF-hand domain-containing protein, with amino-acid sequence MTYRLLAAATALGLIASVAVAAPHGGNAFIRDYDTNGDGQVTRAEFDAVRDVRFKATDANGDGTLDEAEYVGEYTVRLDAQLAASDLTAEKKTEERQRQVRQAHVRFGALDKNKDQRIDRAEYDTSGAAAFAEQDDDKDGVVTLADAAARRAKRAAAAK
- a CDS encoding DUF4198 domain-containing protein, coding for MPSICRPAALAAAALLLASGVQAHMPYVLPSIFDVGQRGHILVQASFTEDAFVPDIAMRDAPFHLIAPDGQQGAVGPVSYLRDVSVFEADLKAEGTYRLTSGQRLGRKGRMYKDGDQWKMGGEGGRTPAGVELVEVQSTTLAEAYVTRGRPSDAALKPYGVALEIQALTHPNGLSVGADATFRVLFDGAPLAGLEVTVFRSAGVYDGRKVAAKATTDAGGGFAFRPEGAGTYLVLVRHRAAAPAGAETPYRSYTYTLAFDAI